The following coding sequences lie in one Komagataeibacter sucrofermentans DSM 15973 genomic window:
- a CDS encoding SGNH/GDSL hydrolase family protein, with protein sequence MSALLAGLTLLIIGDSHVTFKDSLLSVLPDEFSRQGAKVVTYGVCSSTAADWVVPNPNNGCGAAERIGDAPIGAPNMKPASPPPISDLVAKWHPNVVMVILGDTMAAYGQASVSKDWVDEQVKTLTYAIGKTACIWVGPTWGQFSPRYGKTDQRATEMASFLKGEVAPCTYVDGTALLKQGSVNTIDGIHATPESYKVWGNAIVQATLPELEKLKDAPPATGQ encoded by the coding sequence ATGAGTGCTCTTCTTGCTGGCCTCACGCTGCTGATCATCGGTGACAGTCACGTTACGTTCAAGGACTCCCTCCTGTCCGTGCTGCCGGATGAATTCAGCCGCCAGGGCGCAAAAGTGGTCACCTACGGCGTGTGTTCCTCCACCGCTGCTGACTGGGTCGTGCCCAACCCCAACAATGGCTGCGGCGCTGCCGAGCGCATTGGCGATGCCCCGATTGGCGCGCCCAACATGAAGCCCGCATCACCCCCGCCCATCAGCGACCTCGTGGCCAAATGGCATCCCAACGTGGTAATGGTGATTCTTGGCGATACTATGGCAGCCTATGGCCAGGCCTCCGTTTCCAAGGACTGGGTGGACGAGCAGGTCAAGACCCTGACCTATGCCATTGGCAAGACCGCGTGCATCTGGGTGGGGCCGACCTGGGGCCAGTTCAGCCCGCGCTACGGCAAGACCGACCAGCGCGCAACCGAAATGGCCAGCTTCCTCAAGGGTGAAGTTGCACCCTGCACCTATGTTGATGGCACCGCACTGCTCAAGCAGGGCAGCGTGAACACCATTGATGGCATTCATGCAACGCCTGAAAGCTACAAGGTATGGGGCAACGCGATCGTGCAGGCGACGCTGCCTGAACTGGAAAAGCTGAAAGACGCCCCGCCTGCTACCGGCCAGTAA
- the tnpA gene encoding IS66-like element accessory protein TnpA, which translates to MTQEILIGVERRRRWSDERKLAILAEVGVDGASVSDVARRHDLTRQHLYQWRTSFRQRLSSPDQSVAFVPVASVTTPAVASGGDPDELAIVLRNGRSIRVTGHPAEDLLARVIRIAETA; encoded by the coding sequence ATGACCCAGGAAATCCTGATTGGCGTTGAACGCCGCCGCCGCTGGTCGGATGAACGGAAGCTGGCGATACTGGCTGAAGTTGGTGTGGATGGAGCAAGTGTATCGGATGTGGCACGTCGACATGACCTGACCCGCCAACATCTTTACCAATGGCGGACGTCATTCCGTCAAAGACTATCTTCCCCAGATCAGTCTGTGGCGTTTGTTCCTGTTGCTTCAGTGACGACACCTGCTGTGGCATCTGGCGGTGATCCTGACGAACTGGCCATAGTGCTGCGCAATGGCCGTAGTATCAGGGTGACGGGACATCCTGCCGAAGATCTTCTGGCCCGGGTCATCCGGATTGCGGAGACGGCATGA
- the tnpB gene encoding IS66 family insertion sequence element accessory protein TnpB (TnpB, as the term is used for proteins encoded by IS66 family insertion elements, is considered an accessory protein, since TnpC, encoded by a neighboring gene, is a DDE family transposase.) — protein MIGVGNGVRVYLACGVTDMRKGISGLAALAQDVLRQNPTSGALFAFRGRRGDRIKLLMWDGQGFCLYYKVLEKGRFPWPSPAEGVARLTTAQMAMLWEGMEWRRPSWSAPPSRVA, from the coding sequence ATGATTGGCGTGGGCAACGGCGTGCGTGTCTATCTGGCCTGCGGGGTGACCGATATGCGCAAGGGCATATCGGGTCTGGCAGCACTGGCACAGGACGTGCTGCGTCAGAACCCGACATCAGGGGCGCTCTTTGCCTTTCGTGGTCGCCGTGGGGACAGGATCAAGCTTCTGATGTGGGACGGTCAGGGGTTCTGTCTTTATTACAAGGTGCTTGAGAAGGGACGTTTTCCATGGCCGTCTCCGGCAGAGGGCGTTGCACGCCTGACGACAGCACAGATGGCCATGCTGTGGGAAGGCATGGAGTGGAGACGCCCTTCCTGGTCTGCACCACCGTCTCGCGTGGCCTGA
- the tnpC gene encoding IS66 family transposase encodes MTSAPAVLPDDPDTLREMIVSLQTEVARLSASARAYEALVQSLKIRIARLQKQKFGASSEKIDREIEQLELLLEDVKIAIAAADPSPDIREHDVSDDALSPPRQRGKPKVSDTTPRERIVLDPGEACPACGGPLRLVGEDVTEILDFIAAKLKVVETARLKKSCRHCETLVQPEAPSRPVPRGMAGTGLLAHILVSKFDDHIPLYRQNEIFARQGVDIPRSTLIDWCGQAVAVLRPLTDLIRQDVVKADLLHADDTPIQVLDPRLRQAGKPRGVKEGRIWSYLRDPRPWGGSDPPAVAYWFSPDRKGINPQTHLAQFRGILQADAYAGFRDLYKPDATGTVHVREAACWAHLRRAFHDVWKGSDSTIAREALEQIGELYDIERQITGHPAPYRLAVRQEQSRPRVTAFHAWCETQLARIPGKGELAKAIRYAFNRWKAFTLFLEDGRVAIDNNPAERAIRPVCVGRKNYLFAGSDTGGDNIADAMTLIESAKLSRLNPHDYLADVLARINEHKINRLHELLPWNWKPVNTLHRQAA; translated from the coding sequence ATGACGTCTGCACCTGCGGTCCTGCCTGATGATCCGGATACCCTGAGGGAAATGATTGTTTCCCTGCAGACCGAAGTGGCTCGGCTTTCTGCGTCAGCCCGTGCGTATGAAGCTCTTGTCCAGTCTCTCAAAATCCGGATCGCACGTCTTCAGAAACAGAAATTCGGGGCCAGTTCAGAAAAGATAGACCGTGAGATTGAACAACTCGAACTGCTCCTTGAAGATGTAAAAATCGCCATCGCGGCAGCCGATCCTTCTCCTGATATCAGGGAGCATGATGTCAGCGATGATGCACTCTCTCCCCCACGGCAGCGTGGCAAACCAAAGGTTTCTGACACGACACCACGGGAGCGTATTGTTCTCGACCCAGGTGAGGCCTGTCCTGCCTGTGGCGGTCCCCTGCGTCTTGTAGGCGAAGATGTCACCGAAATACTGGACTTTATTGCGGCAAAACTGAAAGTTGTCGAAACGGCACGGCTGAAGAAATCCTGCCGTCACTGCGAAACACTGGTGCAGCCTGAAGCACCGTCGCGCCCTGTCCCACGGGGGATGGCTGGCACCGGGCTTTTAGCCCATATCCTGGTCTCGAAATTCGATGACCACATTCCGCTTTATCGTCAGAATGAGATCTTTGCCCGTCAGGGTGTGGACATTCCCCGTTCAACCCTGATCGACTGGTGTGGTCAGGCCGTTGCCGTTCTGCGTCCTCTGACAGATCTGATCCGTCAGGATGTCGTAAAGGCAGACCTGCTACATGCTGATGATACACCCATCCAGGTTCTTGACCCCCGTCTGCGTCAGGCTGGCAAACCCCGGGGCGTGAAGGAAGGGCGGATCTGGAGCTATCTGCGCGATCCCCGCCCATGGGGAGGGAGTGATCCGCCCGCCGTGGCCTACTGGTTCTCTCCCGATCGCAAGGGGATCAATCCCCAGACCCATCTGGCACAGTTCCGGGGCATTCTGCAGGCTGACGCCTACGCCGGGTTCAGGGATCTGTATAAACCAGACGCAACAGGAACCGTGCACGTGCGCGAAGCGGCCTGCTGGGCTCATCTCCGCCGGGCCTTCCATGATGTCTGGAAGGGCAGTGATTCGACAATCGCAAGGGAAGCACTTGAACAGATCGGAGAGCTCTACGATATCGAGCGCCAGATCACCGGACACCCGGCCCCGTATCGTCTGGCTGTCCGACAGGAACAAAGCCGCCCCCGTGTCACAGCATTCCACGCATGGTGCGAAACACAGCTTGCCCGTATCCCTGGAAAGGGGGAACTGGCAAAAGCGATCCGTTATGCGTTCAACCGGTGGAAGGCCTTTACCCTGTTCCTCGAAGATGGTCGTGTCGCCATCGACAACAATCCTGCCGAACGCGCCATACGGCCCGTATGCGTGGGGCGAAAAAATTATCTCTTTGCCGGATCCGACACCGGGGGCGACAACATCGCTGATGCCATGACGCTTATCGAAAGCGCAAAACTCTCCCGGCTTAATCCGCACGATTACCTCGCCGACGTCCTGGCCCGTATCAACGAGCACAAGATCAACCGGCTCCACGAACTGTTGCCATGGAACTGGAAACCCGTGAATACACTGCACAGACAGGCCGCATAA
- a CDS encoding TetR/AcrR family transcriptional regulator gives MEHFQVFRKQIAHINRTCASRTDALKRIVFYCVDFGCTQPQIYRLMFGYIQDAYAYPRYRIMAGAAFEDLMELIYGRRVFTLTDDFGPNDMEILGQKVQAGYGMYAMLCGLSNLFIMNAPNGPFFDSDNPRESMAAFLGGILDAFIKGDLARALDAQPDETESGLKE, from the coding sequence GTGGAGCATTTTCAGGTTTTCCGCAAGCAGATCGCCCATATCAACCGTACTTGCGCCAGTCGCACCGATGCGCTCAAGCGCATTGTATTTTACTGCGTGGATTTTGGTTGCACGCAACCCCAGATCTACCGGCTCATGTTCGGTTACATACAGGACGCCTACGCCTACCCGCGCTATCGTATCATGGCAGGTGCTGCGTTCGAAGATCTGATGGAATTGATCTATGGTAGGCGGGTTTTCACGTTAACCGATGATTTCGGCCCTAATGACATGGAAATCCTGGGTCAGAAAGTGCAGGCCGGTTACGGCATGTACGCCATGCTCTGTGGTTTATCGAACCTGTTTATCATGAATGCGCCCAACGGGCCTTTTTTTGATAGTGATAACCCGCGTGAAAGCATGGCCGCTTTTCTTGGGGGCATTCTCGATGCCTTCATCAAGGGTGATCTGGCCCGCGCACTGGATGCGCAACCGGACGAAACAGAAAGTGGCCTGAAGGAATGA
- a CDS encoding TetR/AcrR family transcriptional regulator, which yields MPSNEVAAQTRQRIIESFVALIEECDEVTVSVTRIAEHANLSVRTVRKYFPSRDALLRATGEWLNTQVFGFALGTDEDDLVQGFRIAAERFDEHPNLSRILALTRVGRSMRIKFRNELLIRRRRTLWRDTPDVPAADRRRAEAVIACLDNILSWLTLKEEFDMNGSEAGAAISWAIEVILRETRAMASSDQSSQP from the coding sequence ATGCCGAGCAACGAAGTTGCCGCACAGACCCGGCAACGCATAATTGAAAGCTTTGTCGCCCTTATTGAAGAGTGCGATGAGGTCACGGTCTCGGTTACCCGCATTGCAGAACACGCCAACCTTTCCGTAAGGACTGTCCGCAAGTATTTTCCTTCCCGTGATGCCCTGTTGCGGGCTACGGGCGAATGGCTGAATACACAGGTATTCGGTTTTGCGCTGGGCACGGATGAGGATGATCTGGTGCAGGGCTTCCGCATCGCAGCGGAGCGGTTTGACGAGCACCCAAATCTTTCTCGCATCCTTGCCCTGACACGGGTCGGGCGGTCGATGCGGATCAAATTCCGCAATGAACTTCTCATCCGTCGGCGTAGAACGCTATGGCGCGATACGCCAGACGTACCAGCCGCTGACCGACGCCGGGCGGAAGCCGTGATTGCCTGCCTCGACAATATCCTGTCGTGGCTGACACTCAAGGAAGAGTTCGATATGAACGGCAGCGAGGCTGGAGCCGCCATAAGCTGGGCCATAGAAGTGATCCTGCGTGAAACCCGCGCCATGGCCTCTTCAGATCAGTCTTCCCAGCCCTGA